The stretch of DNA tgaaaatttagaaatgcgtcttatggatgttgttacagcctacttgtatggatcacttgatagtaatatatatatgaaaattcctgaaggatttaagatgcctgaagcacaaagttcaaaacccagagaatgttattctgtgaaattactaagattattatatgggttgaagcaatccggcagaatgtggtataataggctaagtgatcacttgatgaagaagggatatgtaaataattcaatatgcccttgtgttttcattaagaaaacaacatccggatgcgtaattattgctgtatatgttgatgatttaaacatcattggaacgaataaggaaattcaagaagttgtgtcatatttgaaatgaaggatcttggaaaaatcaagtattgtctgggtttacaaattgaacaaaaagaatgtggaatatttgttcaccagacaaattatacagaaaagatccttaaacgttttaatatggacaaatcaaatcctttaagtactccaatggttgttagatcattaaacatagaaaaggatccattccgtccatgtgaagatgatgaagatattcttggtccagaagtactatatctaagtgctatcggtgcccttatgtatcttacaaattgtgcaaggcctgatatatcttttgccgtaaatttattggcaagatttagcacatatccaacaaagagacattggaacggaattaaacatatattccgttatctacgaggaacgacagacttgggacttttgtattcaaaagatgctgatccaagtataattggttatgccgatgcaggatacttatctgatccacacaaggcacgttctcaaactggatatgtatttactcgtggaggcactgcaatttcttggcgttcacagaaacaaacacttgtaacaacttcatcaaatcatgccgagattattgcactacatgaagcaagccgtgaatgtgtgtggttaaaatcaatgactcaacaaatccaaatctcatgcggattatcattcgacgagaagcctgtgatactatatgaagataatgctgcatgtgttgctcaaatgaaagaaggatacataaaaagcgacagaactaaacatattcctcctaacttcttcgcattcaccaaggagcttgagaagaataaatgtattgatgttcgtcacattcaatcaagtgaaaactcatcagatctcttcacaaaggcacttcctacgacaatattcagaaagcaNtcacaagggggagtgttgaaaaattatttaaaaatgtgaaaaatatttgtgttgaaaatgtgaatgttgaatgttgaaaattaggtaaaattaggtgttgaatattgaaaattagtgtgtgatgatgtaggtaatgatgtattttatttttggattatttgtaaaaattttctataaatagatctctcatttgtgaagaaaaacacaattgagttgagagaaaaatattataaagtgtgtagtgtgataattttgagagtttgaaatttttactttttaccgtaaatttttactttttcacaacacagTTTGATTAATTGGAAaatcagttttatttttaaaaaatatcagttatattatgttttttcatttttcttttttaaaaatcttttgtAGTGGGCCGTGTGTTCTTAACCTTGACCTTCTTTTGTAGATGGGTATTGACAGAATTATTCTCACTgcattcattttaatttaatttctgaATACTTTTGCTGCCACATCCGATATGTATTATCAACACTATATTCCTGTGTTCGTCTTGcgaaatctaattttttttttcccagaaTAATACGGCAGAAACCTGTTTGGAGTTTCAAAAGTAAAAAAGTAGGGTAAAATTATATTCTCCAGCTCAATCTCACTAGTCCTGACTAGCAAATCAAGTGTCACAATACAATACCTCGAATTCCTTGTGAACTTAAATACCGGCAGGCGATAAGAAAATCACTTCCGAACATACATAGCAGCCATTAAACAGCGATAAACGTCCAATATCATGGCTAATTATACTTGTAATAAGGAAAAACTAGGGTCCTTGTTAGTTCGAACTCGAATGAACTTCGTCAGGAGATAATCTTCACCACATATCCCACTGATCAGGAGAAACAAGCATATGACCCATCACCCAAAGATGTTTACATAACCAAATGCCATAAATTAAGATAATCTGAGCCACATCTAACGACCACGTCCTCGCCCACGCCCACGTCCGCGGCCACGACCCCGACCCAAAGGTTTCCCTGAATCCACATAAAATAAGAAATCATCAAATACATCTGAAAGTAAAGAAATCCAAATCGTAAATAAAGTGAGAATTATTTCATTCATACCAGCTGTTGGCTTCTTGGGCTTGACCCTCGGTGTCTCTTCCACCAACAATGTCTCGAGATTTAAGCTGTCAGGAAGGATGTAATAGCGGATGGTGTTACCCCTTACGCTCAGGTGATCCATGGTGACTGGATTCTTTCCCTTGAAGGTGAGCTTTACCGTCTTTAGATGTGTATTCATGCTGATATCAACACCTATGAAAGCAAACAGAAGTGAAGTCACTAACTGCATGTAGCTTCATTTTTTGATCACGCTCAATTGAGTGAGTATAAATGAATAACTCCTGCCAAATGTAAATAGAATTACGAATTTCCCAAAGTGTATAATTTTGTCAATTAGTATCAAATACAAGCCCACTATAAGCCAAGAGAATTTTTTACAGAAATTTGTGCCAAATTATTTGATCAATTCAATAAAGTCGGGGTATCATGGCTTTAAACGTCAATTTTAACATTATAAAGAATTCTGAAATACAGCAGATAAACAACCACAAGATATGTAGCAAGTCAAATACACATAGAAAAGAAATCAGCTACAACTACTATTCTAGATAAACAGCCAACAAAAAACCGGAAATAAATATCAGTCATTTGTTGTTATCTCATACTGAACAAAATTACAAACAAAGTTATGGGGAAAAAACATGAAGACAAACGGCTCACCACTCATGAAGCAGTTTAACACTTTTATCAGGAAGTATTATTGAAATACAATCTTCATGGGTAATTAACAGGAAAACTGCTTTGAAAACATGGTGAACATTGGTACGAACAAGCTAAACTGGCATAAATCAGGGAAACACCAATTCATAAATGAATCAAATCTTTTTCGGTCTAACACATCCTAAAAGATAGCTCGGTTTCACCCATGATACCAAATGACAAAACGTGAATTGACTGCGCCACCATATAGCCACAACATGCCGTGTTCGACCTTTAAGTCAAGCAATTCAGCATCACAAGCATAAGAGTTAAAGACCCAAATAGAATTATGAGAAGATCAAATCTTATGCAACACAAGTATGATTTATAATCCACCAGCaactttatttatttctaaATTCAGATCTAAATATCATGTAACAGCTCGATACTGGCCCTAGAACTGATTGATTCAGGTTTCACTCCAGGAAATGTGGGATACCAAAAACCCGAAATTATCACCGTTGAATACTTCGGCCTATTTCCCGCTTAATTAGAGTGTAACAAGAATAGCCACAGAACTACTTCTTCCCTCCCAGATAAATCTAATCGAAAATACTAACTACAaatgagaaaaaataaaataaaataactacgAACACAGAAATTGCGGGGAGGAAAGAGAAAAACCAGTAATAGTGCCATGAACAACGGTGCCGTTCTTCAGCTCAATCGACACAGTCTCATTGTTCAATTTCATCAAAAACCTGGTCAATTTCACAAAATGTATAGAtagcatattttttaaaagcaaaTTAGAACGAATTTTGAGCACAATAAGATGGCATAATACAGTAACAAAAGAGTCTGGTACAAGAACATACCTTACGAGCTTCATCGTTGCAACCGGAAGGTTTTACGGAGCTAGGGTTTCGAACAAAGAAGCAAAATCCAGCGCTGAATTGTTGGGTTTTAGGGCAATAGTAAAATGTTCAGTCGTTTCTGAGTGAGACGGTGCCATGCTTGGGCTTGGGCCTTAAGTAAATGCTTTGGGCTGCTTACTTACCGGCCTTGAGAGGGTAGGGTAGCTTCAataaattactattattttattattaaataatagttgtttaaaaatttaccaTTAACGAAAATAGAAAAgggaatttaaaatacaaaaatattatacaagaaaaaacaacattatatatgaaataaataatggTAGAAATTTTGGGAAACAAGCTTTCAAGTTGAGTTTATTGTTCAATTTACATAACCATGGATGCACAAAGCTAGGGATGGCATAAGAAATTGTATGTACATgatcaaaaaattatatttatctaAAACTTATGATGGCATAAGAAATTGTATGTACATGATCAAAATCAAACCTGATGATGTCAACTTGCAGGAAACAATTTCAATTAAATGAATATCATCATCAAACTCATACATTTGTCCTTTGATCTTCTTCTGATGTCATTTGGGATAAACCACTCCCTCCCTTCTCCAGCATTTCAAGCTTTTTCTGTGACGTTTGCTGATTTACGTGTCAAGGAATTGCACTTTAACATTGAGATTTTTGTGATAAAATATTCATCCTTCCACTTTCTACATACTGCAAAACAGAGTTCGAATTAAAATGGCTCTTAAAAttgcttcttttttcttcatccTCGCAATTTCTTCTCTTTTTCGAGCCTCGTTTCCAGCTTTCTTGGTACCCGTTACAAAAGATTCTGCAGCAGAAAAGTATACGCTGCCAATTTACTTAAGAACACCTCCTCGACAAGTATATTTACTTCTTGACCTTGGTGCCACCTTCACTCTCATTGACTGTTCCAAGAACTACGCCTCCTCGAGTTATCACTCCATCCCCTGCGGTTCCCCTTTGTGCAGTTCGCTCGGTCCACACTCATGCTCCGTTTGCTCCGGGTTGGCGGGTCCGGGTTGTTCTAACAACTCGTGCGCCCTCCATTTCACAGATTCAGGTGCCCGGAAATCGACAGTGATGGGTGAAGCTTTGATGGACTCGTTATCCTTGCCCGTCACAAACGGGCGTAACCCGGGTCCATTCGGTACGATCCATAATTTCATCTTCTCGTGCACAAAAGGACCTTTTCACAAAGCCCATGTCAAAGGTACGTCTGGTTCCGCCGGGTTCGGCCGTTCTAAGCTGTCGGTTCCTGCGCAGCTGAGCAAATCCTTCAAGGAGAAGTTCCTATTTACGCTCTGTTTGTCCGGTTCGCCGTCGGCTCCAGGCGTAGTGTTCTTCGGTTCTCCCGGGCCGTACTACTTTTTACCCGAAATCGACCTTTCAAAGCACCTTATTTACACGCCACTCTTGTCGCCACAGCTCTCCAATGGGTATTTCATAGGTTTGACTTCAATAAAAGTCAACGAAAAAGTCATATGGTTGACTAACGAGGGCCTCGTTCCGACCAAGATTAGCACGATGACTCCGTACACCACTTTACGGTCAGCCATTTTTAAAGCTTTCGCAGAAGCTTTTGTGAATGAATCTGCTGCGGCCGACCTCAAAGTAAGAGAACCCGTGAAACCGTTTAGCATCTGCTACAACGCTGATGATATTGCGGACACGCCGGTGGGGCCGGCGGTTCCCACCGTTGATCTTGTGATGCAGAATGATGATGCGGTTTGGAGGATTTTCGGGTCGAATTCGATGGTCAGGATCTTTCGTGGTGGCGTCGACGCATGGTGCTTGGGGTTCTTGGACGGCGGAGACCACCCGAAGGCGCCGCCAATTGTGATCGGTGGCCATCAAATAGAAGACAACTTGTGGCAATTTGACGTCGAATCCGAAAGGGTAGGATTTAGCGGTAATGTTTTGGTGCATGGTACTATGTGTGCTAATTTTAACTTTACAAAGAACGAGGGGTTGCTATATATATAGTACTTGTAAGATTACTTCAAGATTGTGATTGGGAAGTTGGAATTCTATGCATTTTGTACATGCTTCTTCCTATACGTAATGTAATTTTTAGTGTTCATTTGTGGGTAtagtttatatattttattataagatTTCCAATTTCAAACCAGCCATCTGCCAGCCCCTTGTTTTCCCCCATACATCGATAATTGATTCAATTTGTACTTGAAGTACTCGTAACCGGAACAAGAAAATACTGATTCAAAGACTAAAATATGTCATATTCTTATTAATAAAGGAAAATTGTCTAGAAGTTCGTGTTTGAATGTCCGATCTTTATCCAGATCTCTTTTATTCCTCAATTTACTTTAACTTGGAAAttcgtttttatttcaaaagaaGTGTTTAGTTactaaatttcaaaataatatattcatatatataatcaaattgaTGAAAGTAACTTTATCTTCACCAAGAAAAACTATTCAAAATTTCAATGCAAAACCATATACACATATTATCACCAAGAAACCATGGCATATAAGTGTCATCTGCAAAAGTTCAGAATGTCGCAAGATTTGCATTTCTATATTACATAACATGTACCATCCAAAATTTCACAACCGGGATTCAAGCTATATATTTACAGATTGAAACCACTCCTCTAAATTAATCTACTAGAAATCGAAAAACACGAAGACTAAGTGATCTCCTATTACATGTCAGCTGCCAAGGAtcttgattttcaatcatgcCAACACATAAGCAACACAGTACATCTCCATATAATATAAAGCCTCGCCCTTTGCTCTCTGATTTGCTTCGAACAGCGTCGGGTCAACCCAACTTTCGAACTTCTAACTGGAAAGACTGAACCAATTGTTGCCATGTCTATGATGCAAGAACTTCTTTGTTTTCCTGCTGCAGGGAAAAGCCTGGAATATAATACTAGTTTGTGAAGTGGAAAAGTGTGTGGGGGATGAATGGTATATGCTGCCTTTATATAGTATGAGGGTGTGGATGTGAATTAAAATTAGTGGTGAAAGCAAAAAAACATGGcccttataatttaaaaattaaagggtCGAAAATTAGGGTTCATTCACTGCACTAGAAAAACGCTAAGATGACAAACAAAACTTGTAAGCTTTGTCTCCTTGCCTGACCTACTTTAAAGAAATGACTTGCTATCAACTTGTGCATGTAGAGGGCCATGACTGTTCCCCCCTTACATGATCTAGGATAAGGCATTCTGTCTGAAATAATTGTTGgctttttgaaaaattattgtatttGGTGAAAATATTTGTATAGAATTACTGGCAGTACTTCAATTTGGTTGCTCTTAATCAAGGATGGGATTTGAAAAGAAAGGAaactatatcataaaatttgatATTCATAGCACattcaagaaaatgaaattcgTTGCTTCCTATACGGACAAATTGATTTACAGCAAGAATCTCTATGTGGAGAGTAAAAAAAACTTCTCCGTGAACAGATTTCTTGAACAAGCGAGAAATGAACATCTGCCCATGTACAATCACATAAATGATTTGAATGTAAGTAAAGtttatcttcaatattttaATACCTTGCAGATCGAATGCAAGTGTATGGATTTGTCAAAGATATGGATATGGAACAAGTGGAGGCTAAAGAACAACtgttgatggttgactttgagACAAACGAAATTGTATGGATTGATTGCCTTGATAGCATACGACACCCTAATTTCCATGTATAAAAGGagacataaataaatatataataagcaTGTAAGACTAACAAGTTTGGGACTAGACCAAGTAAATTGAATGGATTGTAGTTTCATATCAGAAGGCAAAAAGTGATGACTGGTGAGAGATTAGAAAAcccttttctttaaaaatgctcaataatttctaaatttagAGGAAATAAAGTTCTCTATTACCAACTGCTGTGAATCTTGAAAGTTTAGCAAGTCACCTAGATGTGATATTTTACCTTTCAATTATCGAGAGTGGTGGAACAAATGGCATTCACAATTTGTAAAGAAAGATTACAATTTTatattatctaatttttttttaatattcgtACGAATATATCTTGGTCGTGCAAATTGGACATCTTACCTATCAAGATATCATCATTGCCTCAACTGCCACGCCTTGATAACGAAATATCAACATGCATTCCACACCAAGTCACGTGCATTTCTCTGCCATCAAATTAGATTCAACCAAATTAAGACCTTTGACATGTCGGCCACTGATATTTTCTGGCAGCGACATCCATCGGGAGCTCTGGCTAAACCCAAAAAATCATGGGGAAGCAAATAAAACTCTACAAACATAGTCATCTGCTTTgataaaactataaattttgatattttatgtttacttttttttcgattttggtCTACTAGATTATCGAATCTTCATAATAATCTttcatatttcaatttttttaacgaTTTTAGTCTTATCTCATGAGAGTATTGATACGTAACGAGTAGAGCTCTAGAATAATGGATTTCCACCTCAGTCCAACATATGTTGTTAATCTACGATACAATCACCATGTTTTCAACAATATGAGCTGGCCCATTTATCGGACACACGCCTTGACTGGCGGCTGTCTGACTAGGACGGATGATCGGGCCATGGTCCATATCATGTAAACTCAATTAGCAAGGGGGTCCATTCACACATACAGGCATATCTCCTCATGTTCCACTAAAGCGAAGCATATGAAAGGGTCCTATCTTATCTTCATGTCTTGTTgtcaaattcttgaatttgatgataattatattttatgtttgaatAGAGAACTCTCATAAATTTCTGTCTATcaaatgtttcaaatttgaatttctcagatccaaattttattttaaaatatttaagattgTTTCAAGTGGAGCCAAGTGTACATTTGAACTTAGGTGTTTCGAATcttgatttcgatttcatttgattATTTTGATGAATTTATATTGAGTGTATTTTTTAGTAATTTAGTTAAATGGAATGGCAATAGcttcaaatcaaataatattttatccaaatataatttaagcgctattttcaagaatttaaggCTGATTTGGATGTAGAAGactgtaaaattttattttattttatttttttaaaaaaaaaagattaacaTTTTATAAAGTGGGTCTGCTTTATTGTGTTTTCTTTGTCAAAGTAGACGTCATTTCGCGTTTAGTTACAGTAATGAAGAagataactttattttttaaaacgaaGCTAACGCTAAAGATTTAAAGTTACATTTTTTGACTCGTGAATTTTTGctattaaaaatttttttttccaaaacaaTTTCTCGATTCAAACACAACATTTTCTTGGAAAaagaaaacttttaaaaaaaaaacagattttTTGGTGATTCATCATGTTCAAGGTAATCAAATGGCTCACAATAGGGACTACCACTATCTCTAGGCATTAAGGGAAAAAATCTTACATGACCCACGAAAACTGTAACTAAAATCTCGAAACATAAAAAGACAGCCATGCATGGTTGATACGAGAAAGATGTAATAATACGTAACACATGCATATAGACTCAAAATAGGTGTCGCAACAACTAAATGAGAGAGAGAATAACACAAGGAATCCGAGGAAGCAACATATGAGCAAAGATTGCCAGTTAGACTAATAAACTCGTATGACCTAGTCTAACAATACATAGCCCAGATTTGAACTTAGATCATTGAacaaaaaagagaaaagaaaatcTACAATCTTGATTCATATAGAATAATGAACAAGGCGGAATCGTTATTCATACTGATTCTATTCATTCTGCTGCTGAATATAGTTGCTTTAAAGTTCTCCCAGTGCTTTCTTTATATCTGCCTGCAAGAAAGTATTGAAGCTTAATTGTCAAAGAACGCCTGCATTAATCTTTGCTGAGACATTTTATTCATGTAGGTATAGAGAGGTGGGAGCGGGAAAGGGAGATACCTCGATCGCCAATGGAGAGGTAGAGGTTCCATAACGTTTGATCACACGGCCATCTTTGTCGACTAGAAACTTGGTAAAATTCCATTTTATGCTAGACCCAAATAAAGTGCTTTTACTTGCTTTCAGGAACTTATAAACTGGTGCTGCGTCCGAACCATTCACTTTTACCTTTTTGTAGAAATTTATTGCAATTTTATCAACATGCATCAGAGTttcaaagagaaaaaaaaagttatattttaaCACAAAAGGACAATAATTTTACATAATATGAGACGTTTTCCATGGCATACAGGAGCAAACCCTGAATATATATGTTCTGTATAAGTCTGCtcagaaattaaaattttaattttgtcatGATTTTACTATAAGTGTAAAGTTGTCAGTCCCTATTGCCACAGAACTCCCCGGCTACTCTTTTATACTCACAATTTTAAACAGGGGATGCAATTATATAAAACTTCCAACGCtgtatccaaaaaaaaaaaaaacttctaacACAGAATTACTTACCTTCTGAAAGATAGGGTATTCAGCCTTGAATCTGGTGCAAGCAAATTGTTCTGCTTCTTGACTTGTTCCCGGTTCTTGACGCAAGAATTGATTGCAAGGGAAGGCCAATATCTCAAAACCTATGACAGTTTCATCGTATAAAAGATACAGGTATATTCAAATCTTCTCATACACTTATTATGTCATGTATTTTACTTAGATGGTGGCAAAGGCAGGAATTCATATTTAGAGCAATGGAACTAAAAACCTTACAAAAAGATTCAAATGTAAGACAGGCGAAATTACATTTTACACAATAAGAAACATATTTGGTAATAGGTTTTAAACATAGGGGCCCGCACCTGCTAGACAACAAAGAAGGCCACGAAAGTAAAGAAAAGCAAAAGAGCAAGAATCATTCTGAAGAAACTAGCAGATTAGGTAGCTAACTTTAATTGGCAGTTGGAAAGAAGGGGATCAACGGTCAGAAAGAGATGGGAGAATTAGTTACTActgcaatatatatatagaataaaGGAGAATGGTGATGTATTTCATTCTGGAACATTTAtgcaaatcaaatttttttctctgCAACTTTGTTTCTcttctcttctttcttcttctttaattttttggaGATGGGCTATCTCGAACTAGCCATCACATCATTTGGTGCTCTCATTGAGCTTGAGTTTATGGCTGCAGCCAAGATAAGATCGATTAGAAGATATTCTTTCCAAAGTAACAGCCCTACAAGAACATCATGTAGTGTTGATCGAGAAGCAGAACGAAACTATTGACTGTCTCTCAAGGTCACGAATTGACTATCTGATTGCAGCAGATTGATGCAAAAATAGGACAAATTGATAGCAGCTCACATGATCCTTCAGATATTCAACTGCCATCAACACTTAATCGCAATGCTCAAACATGGAATTGCAATTCGCCAGATCAATTCAGTCAATTAAAATCGCTGCGTCTTGATGTGCCACGTTTCTCAGGGGAGATCGAGAAGGCAGTAGGAATTCAAGGAGCATCGGCCTGTCTCCTTCATTACCAACACCTCAGTCTGACAAGTTTCCTAAGCAACTCAAGAATCGACCATCCATCTCCATTAAGAAACTCTTTTCAGAGGAAATGGAAGCTCAAAGAGAGACAGATTTAAGTTATAATTGTGACGCCAAATACTTCCTTGGGCATAATTATAAAAGCAAAGTATCTTTTTTCTTGGTTGAGACTGAAGATATCAGAGATTATGAGCAGAATTCCAGAAAAATAGACCAAGAATTTCAAGATTCTACTCTAGAAATGAATTTTCAACTGATGGCTGCTCATACAGACTTTTAAGAATCAACGCTCAGAGAGATCACTCATATTTTGGTGCAATTGTGTCGTGTTCCCTTGAAACTGATCGTGTAACGGGCCGATTACTAACTGAAACCTTGGACTCCAGATTCCAAGTTGTTTTGTTAGACTTCCTTCCTTGACGACCAATTGTAAGGATACGAGTGAGGCTCGATAGAGAGAACCTCTCGATCTCTTAGTAATTGTTTATGCGggaaaaattctttttttttcttttattcaaCCTTGAATGGGTATAAATACAAAAGA from Primulina huaijiensis isolate GDHJ02 unplaced genomic scaffold, ASM1229523v2 scaffold26201, whole genome shotgun sequence encodes:
- the LOC140967656 gene encoding probable aspartic proteinase GIP1 — protein: MALKIASFFFILAISSLFRASFPAFLVPVTKDSAAEKYTLPIYLRTPPRQVYLLLDLGATFTLIDCSKNYASSSYHSIPCGSPLCSSLGPHSCSVCSGLAGPGCSNNSCALHFTDSGARKSTVMGEALMDSLSLPVTNGRNPGPFGTIHNFIFSCTKGPFHKAHVKGTSGSAGFGRSKLSVPAQLSKSFKEKFLFTLCLSGSPSAPGVVFFGSPGPYYFLPEIDLSKHLIYTPLLSPQLSNGYFIGLTSIKVNEKVIWLTNEGLVPTKISTMTPYTTLRSAIFKAFAEAFVNESAAADLKVREPVKPFSICYNADDIADTPVGPAVPTVDLVMQNDDAVWRIFGSNSMVRIFRGGVDAWCLGFLDGGDHPKAPPIVIGGHQIEDNLWQFDVESERVGFSGNVLVHGTMCANFNFTKNEGLLYI
- the LOC140967652 gene encoding probable glutathione peroxidase 4; the protein is MGASASVPEKSIHDFTVKDSKAKDVNLSNYKGKVLLVVNVASKCGFTNSNYTQLSDLHSRYKHKGFEILAFPCNQFLRQEPGTSQEAEQFACTRFKAEYPIFQKVKVNGSDAAPVYKFLKASKSTLFGSSIKWNFTKFLVDKDGRVIKRYGTSTSPLAIEADIKKALGEL
- the LOC140967655 gene encoding small polypeptide DEVIL 14-like; protein product: MATIGSVFPVRSSKVGLTRRCSKQIREQRARLYIIWRCTVLLMCWHD
- the LOC140967658 gene encoding small nuclear ribonucleoprotein SmD1a-like — translated: MKLVRFLMKLNNETVSIELKNGTVVHGTITGVDISMNTHLKTVKLTFKGKNPVTMDHLSVRGNTIRYYILPDSLNLETLLVEETPRVKPKKPTAGKPLGRGRGRGRGRGRGRGR